DNA sequence from the Desulfurellaceae bacterium genome:
GCCCCGGTCTGTTTGACCATCCCGATCAGCTGCTCCAGGTTTTCGGGCACGGTCGGGTCAGGATGATGGTTGGGGAAACGGCCGTCCAGCTCACAAAACAGCTCCGTTACCCGGCAGCCCAGGGCACGAAAGATTGACGGCGCAACCGGCCCGGCGGTCGCATTGCCGGCGTCAACCACGACCGAAACCTGGCGTTCCAGGCGCCCAAACTGCCGGCTCACAAACTCCTGGTAGGGACCAATGATCGGAGTCGGGACCTGTCGGCCTCGGCCTGAGGCGAAGTGTTGGTCCTCGATCAGAGTCCGCAGGCGCTGAATGTCCGGGCCGTACACCGTGACTTTGTCGAGACAGATCTTGAATCCGTTGTGGTCAGCCGGGTTATGGCTGCCGGTGACCTGAATCCCGCCGTCCAGATCGTAGTNNNNNNNNNNNNNNNNNNNNNNNNNNNNNNNNNNNNNNNNNNNNNNNNNNNNNNNNNNNNNNNNNNNNNNNNNNNNNNNNNNNNNNNNNNNNNNNNNNNNNNNNNNNNNNNNNNCGCTGCCCGCGCGATACAACCAGGCTGCCATAGGCGCGGCCGAGCGTAAACGCAAAGTCGGCATCAAAGTCCTGCTCGGCCACCCCCCGAATATCGTACTCCCGGAAAATGGCCGGGTTGACACGACTCATGGTGTCTCGCGCGTTCCCGTCGATTCGATCATGTGGCCGGCCAGCCGAATTGCGGCTTGCAGGCTGCTGGGGTCGGCCGTGCCGCGCCCGGCAATATCAAAGGCCGTGCCGTGGTCGGGCGAGGTGCGGATGATCGGCAGGCCAATGGTCACATTCACCCCGTCGGTCCACGACAGCAGTTTGAGCGGAATCAGGCCCTGATCGTGGTACTGACAGATCACCGCGTCAAACTCGCCGTTGACCGCCCGGACAAAAATAGAATCGGCCGGCAAGGGGCCGACCACCGACAGGCCCTGCTCAGCCGCCTGTCGAACCGCCGGGCTGATCAGGCGGTTTTCCTCATCGCCGAACGCCCCGCCCTCGCCGGCGTGCGGGTTCAGCCCGGCCACGGCCAGGCGCGGTCGGCTCAGACCGTGAAAGCGAGACAGGTGCCGAGCGGTGAGGACCAGCGTCGTCGCAATACGGCGGATGGACAGGGCCGCAGCCACCTGGGTGAAGGGAATATGGGTCGTCACCAAAACGACCCGCAGACGGCTTCCGACCAGCATCATGCGCACGTCCGGGCTGTGGGTGAGGCTGGCCAGCAGTTCGGTATGGCCGGGGTAATCGCGCCCCGCCGCCCGCCACATGGCCTTGCTGATCGGCGCCGTGACCAGCGCCTGTATGGTCGTGTCACGGGCCAGGCCAACCCCGGTCTCCACATATCGGTAGGACGCCTCGCCGCCGGCCGGAGTCGGTCGGCCAGGCATCCAGTGTTGAGCCGGGAGGTGCGACAGGGGGATCACCGGCACCATCTCAGGATCTGGGGGGTAGGGCTGGGGCACCGCCCAGCTGACCAGTTGGGGCGGCAGCTTGAGACGGCGGGCGGTTTCGGCCAGGACGCTCAGGTCGCCCAGGATAACCAGACGCAGCCCGGATTCGAGAGTCTGGGCCGCCTTGAGTACAATCTCGGGACCAATGCCNNNNNNNNNNNNNNNNNNNNNNNNNNNNNNNNNNNNNNNNNNNNNNNNNNNNNNNNNNNNNNNNNNNNNNNNNNNNNNNNNNNNNNNNNNNNNNNNNNNNCGTCCTCTTCCTCGCCAGCCTGCTCAGCGCGGTCAGCCTGCTCAGCCCCAGCCGTTGCGACTTCCTCACTTGCTTCCTCTTCGTCATCCGCAAACAGACGGCTGAAGAGACCCGGATCTTCGGACTGGTCCTGGGTCTGATCTTGGACAACCGGCACGCTCGGCTCAGCCGCGTCTTCCTCCTCGTCATCCGCAAACAGACGGCTGAAGAAGCCCGGCTCTTCGGGCTGGTCCTGGGCCTGATCTTGGCTGACGGCCACACTCGGCTCGGCAGCGTCTTCGTCCTCGGCGTAGGCGGCCTCTTCATCCAACAGCTCCTGCTCGGCCTGCTGGGCCTCCTGGACACGCTGCANNNNNNNNNNNNNNNNNNNNNNNNNNNNNNNNNNNNNNNNNNNNNNNNNNNNNNNNNNNNNNNNNNNNNNNNNNNNNNNNNNNNNNNNNNNNNNNNNNNNNNNNNNNNNNNNNNNNNNNNNNNNNNNNNNNNNNNNNNNNNNNNNNNNNNNNNNNNNNNNNNNNNNNNNNNNNNNNNNNNNNNNNNNNNNNNNNNNNNNNNNNNNNNNNNNNNNATCGAAAAGGCGAGCTGTTCCATGTCGGAGTCCATCTGGCCGCGCTCGAAAAATCCCAGGTCGCCGCCCTGGTCCGCACCGGGTCCGAGGGAGTAGGTCGAGGCCAGGGTCGCAAAATCCTCCCCGCGGATGACCCGACCGTGCAGAGTCTCCATCAGGGTCGACATTTTCAACTCCTCGTCCGCCCCGGCGCCGGGCGACAGGGGCAGAAAAATATGCCGGATACGAACCTGGTCAGGGGTGGCGTAGTCCTCGCGGTGAGCCTCGTAATAGCGCTGGACGGCCTCATCGGGAACACTGACCCGAGAGCCGACCTCCTTATTCATCAACAGCGCCTGCTCAATTTCCTGAGCGATCTGCTTACGGTACTGCTCCATGCTCATGCCCTGGTCGGCCAGGGCCGCTTCCAGCTGTTCGTCGTCCAGACCGCCCTGGTTCTTGATCCGTTCGATATAGCTGTCGATATCCACGGCTTTGGCCCGCAGTCCCTGTGTATCAACCTCATTCTCGATCATTTTGTTCATGAGCAGGGCGTCCAGAAAGTCGCGCTGGCTCATGTCGGCCGTCCCCTGAGGATACATCATGGCCGCCCGGTCGTTCATCTGACCACTGTAGGCCTCGAGTTCCCGCAGCGTGACCGGCTGCCCGTCAACGGTGGCCACGATACGGTTGATGGTTTCGGCCTGCCCTATCGTTGCGGTGGCCAGGACGGCGAACACAAAAGCGAGTCTCTTCATTGTCATCTGTCTCCCGAGGTCGAGCGCGTGGCAGACGCCCTTGGGCTAACACGACTCGCCCAGGTCGTGCAAGAGCGTCTTGACCGACCGGATGGCATCCTCGCCCGGCTTGAGCCCCAGGCTGAGACGCAGGTCGGGCGTCAGATGTGCGGGCCGCTTGTCGTGCTCAATAAAGGCGACCAGCCGCTCGGGCTTGATGGGCGAATCGGGGTGAAAATGGATCGTGACCGACTCGGCGCGTTTTGAGACGGCAGTGACCAGACAGGCGCGCAAGACCCGGCGCAGGTCCATCACCTCAATCAGCGACAAGACGAGTTCGGGCAGCGGACCGAAACGGTCTTCCAGCTCCTCACCGAGTTCCTCCAACTCGTCCCGGGCTTCGACATTGGCCAGCCGCTTGTAAAACACCAGACGTTGGTTGACGTCCGGGATATAGGCTTCGGGGATGTAGGCCGGAATACCGAGCTGAATCTCGGGTTCAATCCGGACCTTGATCCGCCCGCCTCTGAGTTCGGTAACGGTTTCTTCCAACATCTGGGCGTACAGCTCGAAGCCGACCGCAGTGACATTGCCCGACTGTTCTTTACCCAGCAGGTTGCCGGCGCCCCGGATTTCCAGGTCGTGGGCGGCCAGGCGAAAGCCGCCGCCCAGATCGTCCAGCTCCTCAAGTACCTCCAGACGCCGGCTGGCGTCCTTGGTCAGCCGGTGCTGGCCGGGAATCAGCAGGTAGGCATAGGCGCGTTGGGCGGCGCGGCCGACCCGACCGCGTAGCTGGTACAGCTGGGCCAGCCCGAACTGGTCGGCCCGGTTGATAATGATCGTGTTGGCGGTCGGAATATCAAGACCCGACTCAATGATCGAAGAGCACAGCAGCACATTGGTCCGGTGGTGCAGGAAGTCGAGCATGACCGTTTCGAGGTCGCGCTCGGCCATCTGGCCATGGCCAACCGCCAGGCTGGCCTCGGGTACCAGCGCCCGCAGCTGGTCGGCCATGCGCTCAATCGTCTCCACCCGGTTATGGACAAAAAAGACCTGTCCCCCCCGCTCCAGCTCGCGCAGGATGGCAGACCGGATCAGATCCTCGTCAAAGCGCGTCACATAGGTCCGAATGGCCTGACGGTCGACCGGTGGCGTCTCGATCACACTCAGGTCGCGCAGTCCGATCAGGCCCATGTTGAGGGTGCGGGGAATCGGCGTGGCGGACAGGGTCAGCACGTCGACCAGGTGGCGCAGCTTCTTGATCTTTTCCTTGTGCACCACCCCAAAGCGGTGCTCTTCGTCAATCACGATCAGGCCCAGCCGTTTGAACACAATGTCTCGCTGCAACAGCCGATGGGTACCGATGACGATATCGACCTGGCCGTCGGCCAAGCCGCGCACCACGGCTCTGGCGTCCTGGGCCGAACGAAAACGGTTCAACACCTCGACCCGTACCGGATAGTCGGCAAAGCGGCGGGCAAAGGTCTCAGCGTGCTGTTGGGCCAGGACTGTGGTCGGCACCAGCACCGCCACCTGTTTCCCACCCAGAACGCTCAGAAACGCGGCCCGCAGAGCGACCTCGGTTTTTCCGTAGCCAACATCGCCGCACACCAGCCGGTCCATCGGCTTGGGGCTGTTGAGATCGGCCAGGACATCGTCAATGGCCAGCTGCTGACCGCGCGTTTCTTCAAACGGAAAGCCGGACACAAACTCCCGGTACTCCGGTCCATCAACCGCCAGGACGGGCCGTTGGGTGGCCTCCCGGACCGCGTGCATCTCCAGCAGCTCGCGCGCCATGGCCAGGATGGCTTCCCTGGTTTTGCGCTTGACCCGCTCCCACTTCTGGGTGCTCAATCGGTCGAGGGCCGGGCTGCGTTCACCGCTCCCGGCGTACTTCTGGACCAGATTGATCCGCTCAACCGGCAGGTACAGCCGATCTCCACCCGCGTACTCGAGTTGCAGATAATCGCCCTCGGTATCGGCCACCGACAGGTGACGCAGCCCCTGATAGCGGCCGATACCGTGGTCGATATGGACAACGTAATCGCCGGCTTGCAGCTGGCTCAGACCGGTCAGATAGTCGGCAACGGGTCGCGGACGGACACGGCGGTGGTGGCGGCGCTCGCCAAAGATCTCCTCCTCGGCGATAAACACCAGACCGTCGGCCGGCAGCACAAAACCCTGTGACACGGGGCTGGTCAGAATAGCCAGACCGGGCTCGGGCGCGAGTGTATGCCACTCGGCGGCCGGCACGATTGCCGACTCAAGCTCATGGCCGAGCAGCAACTCCTGGAGCTGGGCGGCCTGGACCCGGCTCGACACGCTCAGAAACACCCGGGCGCGCTCTTCCTGCCACTGCCGCAGCCGTTCTGCCAGGCTGGCCAAGCCACCCGCGCCGGCCTTGGGCAGGACGCTGCGCAGCAGCGAGGAACTGACCGTCCGGTCGGCCTCCAGGTGTTCAAGCCCGGGCAGCTCACACACCGGGCTGGCGGCGAGCTGGTCACGCAGACCATCGGGTCGGACATACAGCTGTTCGGGCTGGGCGGCAAAATGGCCGTGCTGGTGAGCCGCCTCGGCCCGCTGGCTGAGCGCCTCCCAGCCCTGTTCCAGACCGGCCTCAAGAGCCAGCGGATCGACCAGCCAGACCAGCGTATTGCGCGGCAGATAGTCCCACAGGCTCTCCAGTTCGGGATACACCCACGGCAAAAAGGCTTCGACGCCGGGGAACAACAGTCCGCTTTTCACATTCTCGATGAGGCGCTGCTGTTCCCGGTGGGGTAGCTCGCCGGCCGCCAGCGCGGCTTCAATCGGCCGTTTGGCAGCCTGCAAACGCGCCACCGAAAAAAAACGCATCGGCAGCAGCATGGCCTCGTCGAGCGAAGATCGTGAGCGCTGCGAGGACGGATCGAAGGTCCGCAGGGACTCTACCACATCGCCAAAGAACTCAATCCGGACAGGCGCCTCGGACAGGGGCGGAAACACGTCGAGCAGGCCACCGCGGACACTCAGCTCGCCCTTTTCCTCAACCACCGGAACCCGCCGATAGCCCCACTCCAGCAGGTTATCAGCGACCTCGGTGAGCGGCGTCTCCTGGCCACGGCCGAGCCGTCGGGTAGCGGTCATGAACTCTTCCTGGGGCATCACCCGCTGGCTGAGCGCCTCAACACAGGTGACGATCACCGGGGCGCTGAGCGAGAGCAGATAATACAGGCCCTCCAGCTGCGCCGCGACCACATCGCCGCTGGGCGACAGGCCCTCGAAGGCGGGCACGTCCCAGGTGGGGTAGAGGTGGGGCGTGAGCGGTGTCTGGCGGTCCGCTCCGTTTGGCTCGGGCTGGCCTAGAAACAGCCCCAAGTCTGCGGCAAAGGCTTCTGCAGCCTGGTCCGAGTCGAGCACGCACAGGGTCGGGCGCGGCTGGTGTTGCAGGCAGCGGGCGACAAAAAAGGCCCGCGCCGCACCCTTGAGACCGGCAATGCGCAGCCGCTGCCCGGGCCCCAGCCTGGGCAGATCGGCCGACACCTCGGCCTGGGCGTCAAACAAGGGGTGCAACTCAGCGGAAACGAGCGGGTCAGCAGCCATGGTCGTGGAGATACACGCGGGCGGCGGTCTCAACGCCGCGCCTGGGATGGCTCAGCCACGCGCCCATACAACGGGATGCTGAGCACTTTTTCCAGCGGGTGATCGGTAAAGACCCGAAGGTCGCCCTGGATGCGGCCCGGTTGACTGTCGGCCGAGACCGTCATCACCAGCCGATACTCAAGCCCCGGGTTGACGGTTGCCAGCCGGGCGGCCACCCGCTCAGCCGTGCTGGCGACCCGACTGATGCGGACCGGCGTCTTGGACCGATTGGTGATGGTGACGGTGCGGGTCGTGCCTGCGCCCGGCTGCACAACACCAAAAGTGACCTGGGGCGGCCGGACAACGAGTTCACCCTCAACGCTGCCAAAGACCGGGATGACCACAGACGGACGCTTGGTGCTGGTCGTGGTCACGGTGATCTGGTCGTTCAGACGGCCCAGCGGGGCGTCTTCGGCCACGGTGACGATCAGGGTCTTGCCACGTTGGCCGTCCCGTTCGAGCGGCTCGGTCTGCACCTTAACCGCCGCGTTGGTGTTGGCAACCTGGGTGATCTCGACCGACGAGTCGGCGTCGACCAGGATCGCAACCCGCCTGCTGACTGCCTTGCCGTAGGCCAGCCGGCCGACGTACAGCTGGGGTGGCGCGGCCGCCACCTCAACCCGGATTTCGCCCTGCAGGGTCAGCGTCGTGGCCGGCCGCTGGGGGTCGTTGGTATGCACGACAACGGTCTTCTTTTTCTCGCCCAGAAACTGAGCGGTATCAAAAGTCGCGCTGATCGTGCCCCGTCCGCCGGGCGGAATGCGGCTGTCTGAGATGACGGCCGCAGTACAGCCGCACGATGTCTTGAGCGACTCGACCCGCAGAGATCTATCCCCCCGGTTGTGAAAGCGGAACAGGTGGGTCACCTTCGCGCCCTGCTCGACCGTGCCGAAGTCGTGCACCGGCTGCTCGAACACAATCCGTGGCGCGGCCCTTGGGACAGGGCTGTCGTCCGCGGTGTTCGGCTCCACCGCCTGCGGAGCGGGCTGGGCTGTAGGACTCAGGACCGGGTCCTGAGCCTGGGCCAGACCGGCCCACAGCCCGACCCCGACGGCCGCCAGCATCCTCGTCCAGCGCCGCACATATCCCTCGTCAGCCATGGTCCGCTTCCCCGTATGCTAGGCGACCTGCCGAATCACCGCGTCTGGGCTCGCGTCTTGGTTCACGTCTTGGTTCACGTCTTGGTCGGCGTCGTGCTGAGCGGTCAGGAACTCGTCCAGGTACTTGGTGTGAATGTTCCCGGCCAGGAAATCGGGGTCCTGTAGAATCTGCTGATGAAAGGGGATATTGGTCTTGATCCCGCCGATCTGATACTCGGCCAGCGCCGTCCGCATACGCCGGATCGCCTCCTCACGGCTGGTCCCGGTGGCGATGAGCTTGGCCACCAGCGAGTCGTAATGCATCGGCACCAGGGAGTTGTCAGCCACGCCCGATTCGACCCGGATACCGATCCCACCCGGGGCGGCATAGCCACGAATCCTGCCCGGTGAGGGCAGCATGCTGCGCGGGTCTTCGGCCACGATCCGACACTCGATGGCGTGACCGCGGGCGGTGACATCTCGCTGCTTCCAGGCCAGCGGCTCGCCTGCGGCCGAGCGAATCCCGGCCTGGACAATATCGATACCGGTGGTCATCTCGGTCACCGGATGCTCGACCTGGACCCGGGTATTCATCTCGATGAAATAGAACCGGCCTCTGGCATCGACCAAAAACTCGATTGTACCGACATTGGTATAGCCGACGGCCCGGGCCGCCTTGACCGCCACGGCTCCCATCCGGTCCCGCTGTCGCTTGGTCAGGACCGGTGACGGCGCCTCTTCAATCAGCTTCTGGTAGCGACGCTGGATAGAGCACTCACGTTCACCCAGATGGATGACGTTGCGGTGCTGGTCACCCAGAATCTGGAACTCGATATGCCGCGCCTGCTCCAAATACTTCTCCACATACAGACTGCCGTTGCCGAACGCTTTTTCCCCCTCATCGCGGGCAATCTCGAACAGAGACGCCAACTCATGCGGGTCGTGCGTAATGCGCAAGCCACGCCCCCCACCCCCGGCGGCCGCCTTAAGCAAGACCGGAAAACCGATCTGGGCGGCAACCGCCTGGAGTTCGCGGACATCCGAAACCGCAGCGGTCGTACCGGGCAAGACCGGGACCTTGGCCTTCTCCATGATCCGACGGGCGCGCGGTTTATCCCCCATGAGTTTGATGTTGCGCACCCGGGGGCCGATGAACACCAGCCCGGAACGCTGACAGGCTTCGGCAAAATCCGCATTTTCCGACAGGAAGCCATAGCCCGGATGCACCGCGTCGGCGCCAAAGGACAGCGCCGCGCTGACAATCGCCGGGATATTGAGATAGCTGCTGGCCGGAGCGGGCGGTCCGATACACACGCTCTCGTCGGCTAGACGAACGTGCAAGGCGTCCTTATCGACCGTCGAATACACGGCAACGGTCGCAATATCGAGCGAGCGACAGGCCCGGATAATCCGAACCGCAATCTCGCCCCGGTTGGCAATCAAGACTTTTCTGAACACGGGCACTCCATTTCGGGTCGGGACGGGTGCGAGGGCAGCCCGCTCCGGGCCTAGATCGGCTCCAGGACAAACAGCGGCTGCTCATACTCGACCGGCTCGGCGTTTTCGACCATGATCCTGGTCACCCGTCCGCGCTGTTCGGCCTGAATTTCGTTCATCATCTTCATGGCTTCGATGATGCACACCACCGCTCCCTTTTCAACCACGCTGCCAATCTCGACGTAGGGTTCGGCGTCGGGATTCGAGGCGCGGTAGAAGGTACCGACCATGGGCGAACGAATAGCCAGACCCGGCTCGACCGGTTCCGGGCTGACGGGGTTCGAGGCCGGAGCCTCTACCGGAGCCGTGGATGGCGAGGCCACGGGCTCGGCCGCATGAACCGGACGGGCACTATTACGGACGAGA
Encoded proteins:
- the accB gene encoding acetyl-CoA carboxylase biotin carboxyl carrier protein; translation: MELDDIRKLIDLMEERGLAELELKNRLGEVRLVRNSARPVHAAEPVASPSTAPVEAPASNPVSPEPVEPGLAIRSPMVGTFYRASNPDAEPYVEIGSVVEKGAVVCIIEAMKMMNEIQAEQRGRVTRIMVENAEPVEYEQPLFVLEPI
- the pdxA gene encoding 4-hydroxythreonine-4-phosphate dehydrogenase PdxA; this encodes GIGPEIVLKAAQTLESGLRLVILGDLSVLAETARRLKLPPQLVSWAVPQPYPPDPEMVPVIPLSHLPAQHWMPGRPTPAGGEASYRYVETGVGLARDTTIQALVTAPISKAMWRAAGRDYPGHTELLASLTHSPDVRMMLVGSRLRVVLVTTHIPFTQVAAALSIRRIATTLVLTARHLSRFHGLSRPRLAVAGLNPHAGEGGAFGDEENRLISPAVRQAAEQGLSVVGPLPADSIFVRAVNGEFDAVICQYHDQGLIPLKLLSWTDGVNVTIGLPIIRTSPDHGTAFDIAGRGTADPSSLQAAIRLAGHMIESTGTRETP
- the accC gene encoding acetyl-CoA carboxylase biotin carboxylase subunit; translated protein: MFRKVLIANRGEIAVRIIRACRSLDIATVAVYSTVDKDALHVRLADESVCIGPPAPASSYLNIPAIVSAALSFGADAVHPGYGFLSENADFAEACQRSGLVFIGPRVRNIKLMGDKPRARRIMEKAKVPVLPGTTAAVSDVRELQAVAAQIGFPVLLKAAAGGGGRGLRITHDPHELASLFEIARDEGEKAFGNGSLYVEKYLEQARHIEFQILGDQHRNVIHLGERECSIQRRYQKLIEEAPSPVLTKRQRDRMGAVAVKAARAVGYTNVGTIEFLVDARGRFYFIEMNTRVQVEHPVTEMTTGIDIVQAGIRSAAGEPLAWKQRDVTARGHAIECRIVAEDPRSMLPSPGRIRGYAAPGGIGIRVESGVADNSLVPMHYDSLVAKLIATGTSREEAIRRMRTALAEYQIGGIKTNIPFHQQILQDPDFLAGNIHTKYLDEFLTAQHDADQDVNQDVNQDASPDAVIRQVA
- a CDS encoding SurA N-terminal domain-containing protein, with translation MKRLAFVFAVLATATIGQAETINRIVATVDGQPVTLRELEAYSGQMNDRAAMMYPQGTADMSQRDFLDALLMNKMIENEVDTQGLRAKAVDIDSYIERIKNQGGLDDEQLEAALADQGMSMEQYRKQIAQEIEQALLMNKEVGSRVSVPDEAVQRYYEAHREDYATPDQVRIRHIFLPLSPGAGADEELKMSTLMETLHGRVIRGEDFATLASTYSLGPGADQGGDLGFFERGQMDSDMEQLAFS
- the mfd gene encoding transcription-repair coupling factor — translated: MFDAQAEVSADLPRLGPGQRLRIAGLKGAARAFFVARCLQHQPRPTLCVLDSDQAAEAFAADLGLFLGQPEPNGADRQTPLTPHLYPTWDVPAFEGLSPSGDVVAAQLEGLYYLLSLSAPVIVTCVEALSQRVMPQEEFMTATRRLGRGQETPLTEVADNLLEWGYRRVPVVEEKGELSVRGGLLDVFPPLSEAPVRIEFFGDVVESLRTFDPSSQRSRSSLDEAMLLPMRFFSVARLQAAKRPIEAALAAGELPHREQQRLIENVKSGLLFPGVEAFLPWVYPELESLWDYLPRNTLVWLVDPLALEAGLEQGWEALSQRAEAAHQHGHFAAQPEQLYVRPDGLRDQLAASPVCELPGLEHLEADRTVSSSLLRSVLPKAGAGGLASLAERLRQWQEERARVFLSVSSRVQAAQLQELLLGHELESAIVPAAEWHTLAPEPGLAILTSPVSQGFVLPADGLVFIAEEEIFGERRHHRRVRPRPVADYLTGLSQLQAGDYVVHIDHGIGRYQGLRHLSVADTEGDYLQLEYAGGDRLYLPVERINLVQKYAGSGERSPALDRLSTQKWERVKRKTREAILAMARELLEMHAVREATQRPVLAVDGPEYREFVSGFPFEETRGQQLAIDDVLADLNSPKPMDRLVCGDVGYGKTEVALRAAFLSVLGGKQVAVLVPTTVLAQQHAETFARRFADYPVRVEVLNRFRSAQDARAVVRGLADGQVDIVIGTHRLLQRDIVFKRLGLIVIDEEHRFGVVHKEKIKKLRHLVDVLTLSATPIPRTLNMGLIGLRDLSVIETPPVDRQAIRTYVTRFDEDLIRSAILRELERGGQVFFVHNRVETIERMADQLRALVPEASLAVGHGQMAERDLETVMLDFLHHRTNVLLCSSIIESGLDIPTANTIIINRADQFGLAQLYQLRGRVGRAAQRAYAYLLIPGQHRLTKDASRRLEVLEELDDLGGGFRLAAHDLEIRGAGNLLGKEQSGNVTAVGFELYAQMLEETVTELRGGRIKVRIEPEIQLGIPAYIPEAYIPDVNQRLVFYKRLANVEARDELEELGEELEDRFGPLPELVLSLIEVMDLRRVLRACLVTAVSKRAESVTIHFHPDSPIKPERLVAFIEHDKRPAHLTPDLRLSLGLKPGEDAIRSVKTLLHDLGESC
- a CDS encoding phosphomannomutase/phosphoglucomutase — encoded protein: YDLDGGIQVTGSHNPADHNGFKICLDKVTVYGPDIQRLRTLIEDQHFASGRGRQVPTPIIGPYQEFVSRQFGRLERQVSVVVDAGNATAGPVAPSIFRALGCRVTELFCELDGRFPNHHPDPTVPENLEQLIGMVKQTGA
- a CDS encoding DUF1573 domain-containing protein; protein product: MADEGYVRRWTRMLAAVGVGLWAGLAQAQDPVLSPTAQPAPQAVEPNTADDSPVPRAAPRIVFEQPVHDFGTVEQGAKVTHLFRFHNRGDRSLRVESLKTSCGCTAAVISDSRIPPGGRGTISATFDTAQFLGEKKKTVVVHTNDPQRPATTLTLQGEIRVEVAAAPPQLYVGRLAYGKAVSRRVAILVDADSSVEITQVANTNAAVKVQTEPLERDGQRGKTLIVTVAEDAPLGRLNDQITVTTTSTKRPSVVIPVFGSVEGELVVRPPQVTFGVVQPGAGTTRTVTITNRSKTPVRISRVASTAERVAARLATVNPGLEYRLVMTVSADSQPGRIQGDLRVFTDHPLEKVLSIPLYGRVAEPSQARR